The Agromyces hippuratus genome has a window encoding:
- the groL gene encoding chaperonin GroEL (60 kDa chaperone family; promotes refolding of misfolded polypeptides especially under stressful conditions; forms two stacked rings of heptamers to form a barrel-shaped 14mer; ends can be capped by GroES; misfolded proteins enter the barrel where they are refolded when GroES binds) produces MAKIIAFNEEARRGLERGLNTLADAVKVTLGPRGRNVVLEKKWGAPTITNDGVSIAKEIELDDPYEKIGAELVKEVAKKTDDVAGDGTTTSVVLAQALVREGLRNVAAGADPISLKRGIEKAVAAVEAELLANAKDVETKEEIAATASISAADEQIGALIAEAIDKVGKEGVVTVEESNTFGTELELTEGMRFDKGYLSAYFVTDPERQEAVFEDPYILIVNGKVSNIKDLLPIVDKVIQTGKQLLIIAEDVDGEALATLIVNKIRGIFKSVAVKAPGFGDRRKAQLQDIATLTGGQVISEEVGLKLENVTLDLLGSARKVIITKDETTIVEGGGDEEAIAGRVAQIRKEIENTDSDYDREKLQERLAKLAGGVAVIKAGAATEVELKERKHRIEDAVRNAKAAVEEGIVAGGGVALIQAGKTAFEKLELTGDEATGANIVRVAIDAPLKQIALNAGLEPGVVVDRVRNLPVGQGLNAATGEYVDMLAAGINDPVKVTRSALLNAASIAGLFLTTEAVVADKPEKNPAPAGDPTGGMDF; encoded by the coding sequence ATGGCAAAGATCATTGCTTTCAACGAGGAGGCCCGTCGTGGCCTCGAGCGTGGCCTGAACACGCTCGCCGACGCGGTGAAGGTGACCCTCGGCCCGCGCGGACGCAACGTCGTGCTCGAGAAGAAGTGGGGCGCACCCACGATCACGAACGACGGTGTGTCGATCGCCAAGGAGATCGAACTCGACGACCCGTACGAGAAGATCGGTGCCGAGCTCGTCAAGGAGGTCGCCAAGAAGACCGACGACGTCGCCGGTGACGGCACCACGACCTCGGTCGTGCTCGCCCAGGCACTCGTGCGCGAGGGCCTCCGCAACGTCGCCGCAGGCGCCGACCCCATCTCGCTCAAGCGCGGCATCGAGAAGGCCGTCGCGGCCGTCGAGGCCGAGCTCCTCGCCAACGCGAAGGACGTCGAGACGAAGGAAGAGATCGCCGCCACGGCATCGATCTCCGCCGCCGACGAGCAGATCGGCGCGCTCATCGCCGAGGCGATCGACAAGGTCGGCAAGGAGGGCGTCGTCACCGTCGAGGAGTCGAACACCTTCGGCACCGAGCTCGAGCTGACCGAGGGCATGCGCTTCGACAAGGGCTACCTGTCGGCGTACTTCGTCACCGACCCCGAGCGCCAGGAAGCGGTCTTCGAAGACCCCTACATCCTGATCGTCAACGGCAAGGTCTCGAACATCAAGGACCTGCTGCCGATCGTCGACAAGGTCATCCAGACCGGCAAGCAGCTCCTCATCATCGCGGAAGACGTCGACGGCGAAGCACTCGCGACGCTGATCGTCAACAAGATCCGCGGCATCTTCAAGTCGGTCGCCGTCAAGGCCCCCGGCTTCGGCGACCGTCGCAAGGCGCAGCTGCAGGACATCGCGACCCTCACCGGTGGCCAGGTCATCTCCGAGGAGGTCGGCCTCAAGCTCGAGAACGTCACCCTCGACCTGCTCGGCTCGGCTCGCAAGGTCATCATCACCAAGGACGAGACGACCATCGTCGAGGGTGGCGGCGACGAGGAGGCCATCGCCGGCCGCGTCGCGCAGATCCGCAAGGAGATCGAGAACACCGACTCCGACTACGACCGCGAGAAGCTCCAGGAGCGCCTCGCCAAGCTCGCCGGCGGCGTCGCCGTCATCAAGGCGGGTGCGGCGACCGAGGTCGAGCTCAAGGAGCGCAAGCACCGCATCGAGGACGCCGTTCGCAACGCGAAGGCCGCCGTCGAAGAGGGCATCGTCGCCGGTGGTGGCGTCGCCCTCATCCAGGCCGGCAAGACCGCCTTCGAGAAGCTCGAGCTCACGGGCGACGAGGCGACCGGTGCGAACATCGTCCGCGTCGCGATCGACGCTCCGCTCAAGCAGATCGCCCTCAACGCCGGCCTCGAGCCGGGCGTCGTGGTCGACCGCGTGCGCAACCTCCCGGTCGGCCAGGGCCTCAACGCCGCGACCGGCGAGTACGTCGACATGCTCGCTGCCGGCATCAACGACCCGGTGAAGGTCACCCGCTCCGCGCTGCTGAACGCAGCGTCGATCGCGGGCCTGTTCCTCACCACCGAGGCCGTCGTCGCCGACAAGCCCGAGAAGAACCCGGCTCCGGCCGGCGACCCGACGGGCGGCATGGACTTCTAG
- a CDS encoding DUF3048 domain-containing protein: MAAQAEPAPRRRGARIAVLVAATLLLAACQSPRSAPAPTEDEARPSSAAAAAAVSFAPLRGTPAEAAALAHPSLAVKIDNHEEARPQIALNRTDIVFEELVEGGLTRYVAIWHSDVPDEVGPVRSIRPMDPDIASPFGGIIAYSGGQDQFVEMMMATPLVNLVFDFDETGLFFRADERPGPHDVILESAEAVSRNAPIAPPPVQFAYGTADPLAAPALAAVPTSRVDLVFSEGRFPAWEWDAAASIWLRSQEGSPDTEASGERVRATNVVTMRVAIDESYGEVPKTVVIGSGEAWVSAGGRTAHGTWVKDAAGSPIVLTADDGSPLRLAPGNTWVELVPSEGSATFTP, translated from the coding sequence ATGGCAGCGCAGGCCGAGCCGGCCCCGCGACGGCGGGGAGCGCGAATCGCCGTGCTCGTCGCGGCGACGTTGCTGCTGGCCGCCTGCCAGTCGCCCCGCTCGGCTCCGGCCCCGACCGAGGACGAGGCCCGACCCTCTTCGGCGGCGGCGGCTGCCGCGGTCTCGTTCGCCCCGCTGCGCGGAACGCCCGCGGAGGCGGCCGCGCTCGCGCACCCCTCGCTGGCGGTGAAGATCGACAACCACGAAGAGGCGCGCCCGCAGATCGCCCTCAACCGCACCGATATCGTCTTCGAGGAGCTCGTCGAGGGCGGCCTCACCCGCTATGTCGCGATCTGGCACTCGGATGTCCCCGACGAGGTCGGCCCCGTGCGATCGATCCGCCCGATGGATCCCGACATCGCCTCTCCCTTCGGCGGCATCATCGCCTACTCGGGCGGCCAGGACCAGTTCGTCGAGATGATGATGGCGACGCCGCTCGTGAACCTCGTCTTCGACTTCGACGAGACCGGGCTCTTCTTCCGGGCCGATGAACGGCCGGGGCCGCACGACGTGATCCTCGAGTCAGCAGAGGCGGTCTCCCGCAACGCCCCCATCGCGCCGCCGCCGGTGCAGTTCGCCTACGGCACTGCCGATCCGCTCGCGGCTCCGGCACTCGCCGCGGTGCCGACGTCGCGCGTCGACCTCGTCTTCTCCGAGGGGCGGTTCCCCGCATGGGAGTGGGATGCCGCGGCATCCATCTGGTTGCGCTCGCAGGAGGGCTCGCCCGACACGGAGGCGTCCGGGGAACGGGTGCGCGCGACGAACGTCGTGACCATGCGCGTCGCGATCGACGAGAGCTACGGCGAGGTGCCGAAGACGGTCGTGATCGGCTCGGGCGAGGCCTGGGTGTCCGCCGGCGGCCGAACGGCCCACGGCACGTGGGTGAAGGATGCCGCGGGGTCGCCCATCGTGCTCACCGCCGACGACGGCTCGCCGCTGCGGCTGGCTCCCGGCAACACGTGGGTCGAACTCGTGCCGAGCGAGGGTTCGGCGACCTTCACGCCCTGA
- a CDS encoding cold-shock protein, producing MANGTVKWFNAEKGYGFITVDEGGQDVFVHYSAIDMSGYKVLEEGQQVVFEVGTGSKGPQAEGVRPA from the coding sequence ATGGCGAACGGAACCGTCAAGTGGTTCAACGCTGAAAAGGGCTACGGATTCATCACCGTCGATGAGGGGGGCCAGGACGTCTTCGTCCACTACTCCGCCATCGACATGTCGGGGTACAAGGTCCTCGAGGAGGGGCAGCAGGTCGTCTTCGAGGTCGGCACCGGTTCCAAGGGACCGCAGGCCGAAGGCGTCCGCCCGGCCTGA
- a CDS encoding LytR C-terminal domain-containing protein: MAQKFPRDRFDSIPHGIDRVGAHRAPARRGAGWITFGWAALATVVLAAVGIGGVMVFNDRLNFGEAPVASPSATPVVTAEPVIAPDIPVLVLNGTATAGLAAKASETLTANGVPVGSAANASDETLTETVVYYATPDLEGAARGVAQFLPEADVRMSEQFAATGNQLVVVLGSDYAEATAG, translated from the coding sequence ATGGCGCAGAAGTTCCCCCGCGATCGCTTCGACTCGATCCCGCACGGCATCGACCGTGTCGGTGCGCACCGCGCGCCGGCGCGCCGGGGCGCGGGATGGATCACCTTCGGCTGGGCGGCACTGGCGACGGTGGTGCTCGCCGCGGTCGGCATCGGCGGCGTCATGGTCTTCAACGACCGGCTGAACTTCGGTGAGGCGCCGGTCGCGAGCCCGAGCGCGACGCCGGTCGTCACCGCCGAACCCGTGATCGCCCCCGACATCCCCGTGCTCGTGCTGAACGGCACCGCGACGGCCGGGTTGGCGGCGAAGGCGTCGGAGACGCTCACGGCCAACGGGGTCCCGGTGGGGTCGGCGGCGAACGCGAGCGATGAGACGCTCACCGAGACCGTCGTCTACTACGCGACCCCCGATCTCGAGGGTGCCGCTCGCGGTGTCGCGCAGTTCCTGCCCGAGGCCGATGTGCGGATGTCCGAGCAGTTCGCCGCCACCGGCAACCAGTTGGTCGTCGTGCTCGGCTCCGACTACGCCGAGGCCACTGCGGGCTGA
- a CDS encoding DUF3263 domain-containing protein, whose translation MSAERLPHRPVESELEERDARVLAFEARAWQHPGAKAEAIRDEFGISAARYYRILGELIDSPAALRHDPMLVKRLQRMRAARAAARTRRSLSIGRPLD comes from the coding sequence ATGAGCGCCGAGCGCCTGCCGCACCGCCCCGTCGAATCTGAGCTCGAGGAGCGCGACGCTCGGGTGCTCGCCTTCGAGGCGCGCGCATGGCAGCATCCCGGCGCGAAGGCGGAGGCGATCCGCGATGAGTTCGGCATCTCCGCCGCCCGCTACTATCGGATCCTCGGCGAGCTCATCGATTCACCGGCGGCGCTGAGGCACGACCCGATGCTGGTCAAGCGCCTGCAGCGGATGCGTGCGGCTCGTGCAGCGGCGCGAACGCGTCGTTCCCTCTCGATCGGCCGACCGCTCGACTGA
- the msrB gene encoding peptide-methionine (R)-S-oxide reductase MsrB, translating into MAYNVDKTDDEWRAELGDEQYAVLREAATERPWTGELLDEERAGVYSCAACGAELFQSGTKFDSGCGWPSFYESVRPEAVQLIEDSSLGMVRTEVRCANCGSHLGHVFPDGFGTPTGDRYCMNSIALDFSAEA; encoded by the coding sequence ATGGCGTACAACGTGGACAAGACCGACGACGAGTGGCGCGCCGAGCTCGGCGACGAGCAGTACGCCGTGCTCCGCGAGGCCGCGACCGAACGCCCGTGGACGGGCGAGCTGCTCGACGAGGAGCGTGCCGGCGTCTACTCGTGCGCCGCCTGTGGCGCCGAGCTGTTCCAGAGCGGCACGAAGTTCGACTCGGGCTGCGGCTGGCCGAGCTTCTACGAGTCCGTGCGGCCCGAGGCCGTGCAGCTCATCGAGGACTCCTCGCTCGGCATGGTGCGCACCGAGGTGCGCTGCGCGAACTGCGGCTCGCACCTGGGCCACGTCTTCCCCGACGGCTTCGGCACGCCCACCGGCGACCGGTACTGCATGAACTCGATCGCCCTCGACTTCTCCGCCGAGGCCTGA
- a CDS encoding nitroreductase family protein: protein MSASAREAMLARRSAPKVTDAAPDDAEVADLLEAAGRVADHASLRPWRFIALRGDARNRLGDALAAAAGLDGEHGARLAGKPLRAPLLLAIVAVTRPHFKVPEWEQEAVAAGVAHQLSLLLDDAGWGVMWRSGPHTRHPLVAEMHGLADGERLLGWLYVGGVPDGARPDRGQDADAAARFSSLQ, encoded by the coding sequence GTGTCGGCATCCGCCCGCGAGGCGATGCTCGCTCGACGCTCTGCCCCCAAGGTCACGGATGCCGCGCCCGACGACGCCGAGGTCGCCGACCTGCTCGAAGCGGCCGGCCGGGTCGCCGACCACGCCTCGCTGCGCCCGTGGCGGTTCATCGCCCTGCGCGGCGACGCTCGGAACCGCCTGGGTGACGCACTCGCCGCGGCAGCGGGCCTCGACGGCGAGCATGGCGCTCGCCTCGCGGGCAAGCCGTTGCGAGCACCGCTGCTGCTCGCGATCGTCGCGGTGACGAGGCCGCACTTCAAGGTGCCCGAGTGGGAGCAGGAGGCCGTCGCCGCGGGCGTCGCCCACCAGCTGAGCCTGCTGCTCGACGACGCCGGATGGGGCGTCATGTGGCGATCCGGCCCGCACACGCGGCATCCGCTCGTCGCCGAGATGCACGGCCTCGCCGACGGCGAACGCCTGCTCGGCTGGCTCTACGTCGGCGGCGTGCCCGACGGGGCGCGACCGGATCGCGGCCAGGATGCCGACGCAGCCGCGCGGTTCAGTTCGCTGCAGTGA
- a CDS encoding DMT family transporter: protein MTQHPAQQPPSAGVAAHHHHVEQSRIPMWIALALALLLGAGTALQSRINGQLAVALDDPFVAAAISFGSGLVILLVVLTMWKPGRAGLAKVGGALRVRALPWWMVLGGLAGAWFVTTQGLSAGVIGVALFTIAIVAGQTVGGIVFDLVGLGPGGRRPLSATRVVGAVLALAAIGWAVSAQLAGDAPILLMVLPFIAGIGASWQQAVNGRVKAVADSALTATVINFLVGTTALVVVMLVHATIAGWPTALPAEPWLYAGGALGCIFIAGQAMLVRRLGVLLLALCGVAGQLVAALALDLLLPTADRPVGIATIGGTVLALIAVGVASIRWGRRKHALPPAEVTAAN, encoded by the coding sequence TTGACTCAGCATCCAGCTCAGCAGCCGCCATCGGCGGGCGTCGCAGCACACCACCACCACGTCGAGCAGTCGCGCATCCCGATGTGGATCGCGCTCGCGCTCGCGCTGCTGCTCGGCGCGGGCACGGCGTTGCAGTCGCGCATCAACGGGCAACTCGCGGTGGCGCTGGACGATCCGTTCGTGGCCGCGGCGATCTCGTTCGGCAGCGGCCTCGTGATCCTGCTCGTCGTGCTCACCATGTGGAAGCCTGGCCGGGCGGGGCTCGCGAAGGTCGGCGGTGCGCTGCGCGTTCGCGCGCTCCCATGGTGGATGGTGCTCGGCGGGCTCGCCGGCGCCTGGTTCGTGACGACGCAGGGCCTGTCGGCCGGCGTCATCGGCGTCGCCCTGTTCACGATCGCGATCGTCGCAGGTCAGACGGTGGGCGGAATCGTCTTCGACCTCGTGGGGCTCGGCCCGGGCGGGCGACGGCCGCTCAGCGCGACGCGCGTGGTCGGCGCGGTGCTCGCGCTCGCCGCCATCGGCTGGGCGGTGTCGGCGCAGCTCGCGGGCGACGCCCCGATCCTGCTCATGGTGCTTCCGTTCATCGCCGGCATCGGCGCGTCATGGCAGCAGGCGGTCAACGGCCGGGTGAAGGCCGTCGCCGACAGCGCGCTCACCGCGACGGTGATCAACTTCCTGGTCGGAACGACGGCGCTCGTCGTGGTGATGCTCGTGCACGCGACCATCGCCGGCTGGCCGACGGCGCTGCCCGCCGAACCGTGGCTGTACGCGGGCGGGGCGCTCGGCTGCATCTTCATCGCAGGCCAGGCGATGCTCGTGCGGCGACTCGGCGTGCTGCTGCTCGCCCTCTGCGGCGTGGCGGGTCAGCTCGTGGCGGCGCTCGCACTCGACCTGCTGCTGCCCACCGCCGACCGCCCGGTCGGCATCGCGACGATCGGCGGCACCGTGCTCGCGCTCATCGCCGTCGGGGTCGCCTCGATCCGCTGGGGTCGGCGCAAGCACGCACTGCCGCCCGCCGAGGTCACTGCAGCGAACTGA
- a CDS encoding DsbA family protein yields the protein MSNGGSNQPRPTRNEQREAAREKARELREEQKKRERRNKWLIQGGVIVAVVAIAALIGALIFNNIKPDGPGPANMASDGILLTGVDGAITPTETPALAAGATPTPTVPDDSGTVANIVTYIDYLCPFCGQFETTNADSIRTMVESGAATLEVHPIALLTNKSAGTQYSLRAANAAACVANTSPESFFDFNALLFENQPAETSVGLNNAELKSLAKQADVSSLSTIEQCIDDTTFKKWVQDATTRALNEPVPNSDLERIKGTPTVLVNGKQYEGSLTDPAEFQSFVLQATGETFSESTSTPTPTPAP from the coding sequence ATGAGCAACGGCGGATCGAATCAGCCACGCCCCACCCGTAACGAGCAGCGCGAAGCCGCGCGCGAGAAGGCGCGGGAGCTCCGCGAGGAGCAGAAGAAGCGCGAGCGACGCAACAAGTGGCTCATCCAGGGCGGCGTCATCGTCGCGGTGGTCGCGATCGCCGCGCTCATCGGCGCCCTGATCTTCAACAACATCAAGCCCGACGGTCCCGGCCCCGCCAACATGGCGAGCGACGGCATCCTGCTCACCGGCGTCGACGGCGCGATCACCCCGACCGAGACACCGGCGCTGGCCGCGGGCGCGACGCCCACGCCGACGGTGCCCGACGACAGCGGCACCGTGGCGAACATCGTCACGTACATCGACTACCTGTGCCCGTTCTGCGGCCAGTTCGAGACGACGAACGCCGACTCCATCCGAACGATGGTCGAGTCCGGAGCGGCGACGCTCGAGGTGCACCCCATCGCCCTGCTGACCAACAAGTCGGCCGGCACCCAGTACTCGCTGCGCGCGGCGAACGCGGCGGCCTGCGTGGCGAACACCTCGCCCGAGTCGTTCTTCGACTTCAACGCGCTGCTGTTCGAGAACCAGCCCGCCGAGACCTCCGTCGGCCTCAACAACGCCGAGCTGAAGTCGCTCGCGAAGCAGGCGGACGTGAGCTCGCTGTCGACGATCGAGCAGTGCATCGACGACACCACCTTCAAGAAGTGGGTGCAGGATGCCACGACGCGCGCGTTGAACGAGCCGGTGCCGAACTCCGACCTCGAGCGCATCAAGGGCACCCCGACCGTGCTCGTGAACGGCAAGCAGTACGAGGGCTCGCTGACCGACCCCGCCGAGTTCCAGTCGTTCGTGCTGCAGGCGACCGGCGAGACCTTCTCCGAGTCGACGTCGACCCCGACGCCCACTCCGGCGCCGTAG
- a CDS encoding ABC transporter ATP-binding protein → MASVTFDKATRLYPGGTRPAVDQLDLEVADGEFLVLVGPSGCGKSTSLRMLAGLEEVNDGNIFIGDRNVTDVPPKDRDIAMVFQNYALYPHMTVAENMGFALKIAGVGKEERAARVLEAAKLLDLEPYLARKPKALSGGQRQRVAMGRAIVRQPQVFLMDEPLSNLDAKLRVQTRTQIASLQRRLGVTTVYVTHDQTEALTMGDRIAVLKDGLLQQVGTPRDLYEKPNNVFVAGFIGSPAMNLFHADLVDDGVLFGTATVPVDRETLAQSSGKVATIGVRPEDITVSPVQGEGLAVEVDLVEELGADGYLYGHSMVEGKRTDIVARVDGRMHPSAGDKVYLTATPHHVHLFDAESGERLGNKAVVS, encoded by the coding sequence ATGGCGTCAGTCACGTTCGACAAGGCAACCCGCCTCTACCCCGGCGGCACCCGCCCCGCCGTCGACCAGCTCGACCTCGAGGTCGCAGACGGCGAGTTCCTCGTTCTCGTCGGCCCCTCCGGTTGCGGCAAGTCGACCTCGCTCCGCATGCTCGCGGGCCTCGAAGAGGTCAACGACGGCAACATCTTCATCGGCGACCGCAACGTCACCGACGTGCCGCCGAAGGACCGCGACATCGCCATGGTCTTCCAGAACTACGCGCTCTACCCGCACATGACCGTCGCCGAGAACATGGGCTTCGCCCTGAAGATCGCCGGCGTCGGCAAGGAGGAGCGCGCAGCTCGCGTCCTCGAAGCCGCGAAGCTCCTCGACCTCGAGCCCTACCTGGCCCGCAAGCCGAAGGCGCTCTCGGGCGGCCAGCGTCAGCGCGTCGCCATGGGCCGCGCCATCGTGCGTCAGCCCCAGGTCTTCCTCATGGACGAGCCGCTGTCGAACCTCGACGCCAAGCTCCGCGTGCAGACCCGCACCCAGATCGCGTCGCTCCAGCGCCGACTCGGCGTCACGACCGTCTACGTCACGCACGACCAGACCGAGGCCCTCACCATGGGTGACCGCATCGCGGTGCTGAAGGACGGCCTGCTGCAGCAGGTCGGCACCCCGCGCGACCTCTACGAGAAGCCCAACAACGTGTTCGTCGCCGGCTTCATCGGCTCGCCCGCGATGAACCTCTTCCACGCCGACCTCGTCGACGACGGCGTGCTCTTCGGCACCGCGACCGTTCCGGTCGACCGCGAGACGCTCGCCCAGTCGAGCGGCAAGGTCGCCACCATCGGCGTGCGCCCCGAAGACATCACCGTCTCGCCCGTCCAGGGCGAAGGCCTCGCGGTCGAGGTCGACCTCGTCGAGGAGCTCGGCGCCGACGGCTACCTCTACGGCCACTCCATGGTCGAGGGCAAGCGCACCGACATCGTCGCCCGCGTCGACGGCCGCATGCACCCGAGCGCCGGTGACAAGGTCTACCTGACCGCGACGCCGCACCACGTGCACCTCTTCGACGCCGAGTCCGGCGAGCGCCTCGGCAACAAGGCCGTCGTCAGCTGA
- a CDS encoding DUF4032 domain-containing protein: protein MSGSLSITSAMADPALLDLPWDLPLEAWPNDTIAALPKGISRHLVRFAHLGAHIVAIKETTAEMAKGEYEMLRTLQRLDIPCVDPVAVITNRTDDEGDALKPVLVTRHLRFSLPYRALFSQTLRPDTATRLVDALAVLLVRLHIVGFFWGDVSLSNTLFRRDAGAFAAYLVDAETGKLYEGGLSNGQRENDLEIARVNIAGELLDLEAGGKVADELDPVNISNGIVEAYRSLWLELTGSESFSSAERWRINERVNRLNELGFDIEELAIKTDDSGTTVRIQPKVVDAGHHQRRLLRLTGLDAGENQARRLLNDLDSYRAAYDKSDLDEEMVAHEWLMRVFEPVVRAIPRELRGKLEPAEVFHQLLDHRWFLAQQVGHDIPLAEAVSSYINTVLRHRRDEATVIGPPTGAFTSPIETIPSTDTAAFAALDPDDDGDWRANV, encoded by the coding sequence ATGAGCGGATCACTCTCCATCACGTCGGCCATGGCCGATCCGGCACTCCTCGACCTTCCGTGGGATCTCCCGCTCGAGGCCTGGCCGAACGACACGATCGCGGCGCTGCCGAAGGGAATCTCGCGCCACCTCGTGCGATTCGCGCACCTCGGAGCGCACATCGTGGCGATCAAGGAGACGACGGCCGAGATGGCCAAGGGCGAGTACGAGATGCTGCGCACCCTGCAGCGACTCGACATCCCCTGCGTCGACCCGGTCGCCGTCATCACCAACCGCACCGACGACGAGGGCGATGCGCTGAAGCCGGTGCTCGTCACCCGGCACCTGCGGTTCTCGCTCCCCTACCGCGCCCTGTTCTCGCAGACGCTGCGACCCGACACGGCGACGCGACTCGTCGACGCCCTCGCAGTGCTGCTCGTGCGCCTGCACATCGTGGGCTTCTTCTGGGGCGACGTGTCGCTGTCGAACACCCTCTTCCGCCGCGACGCCGGCGCCTTCGCCGCGTACCTCGTCGATGCCGAGACGGGCAAGCTCTACGAGGGCGGCCTCTCGAACGGGCAGCGCGAGAACGACCTCGAGATCGCCCGGGTCAACATCGCCGGCGAGCTCCTCGACCTCGAGGCGGGCGGAAAGGTCGCCGACGAACTCGACCCGGTCAACATCTCGAACGGCATCGTCGAGGCCTACCGCAGCCTCTGGCTCGAGCTGACCGGCTCCGAGTCGTTCTCGAGCGCCGAGCGCTGGCGCATCAACGAACGCGTGAACCGGCTCAACGAGCTCGGCTTCGACATCGAGGAACTCGCGATCAAGACCGACGACTCGGGCACGACCGTGCGCATCCAGCCGAAGGTCGTCGATGCCGGCCACCACCAGCGACGCCTGCTGCGGCTGACCGGTCTCGACGCCGGCGAGAACCAGGCGCGACGCTTGCTGAACGACCTCGACTCCTATCGGGCGGCGTACGACAAGTCCGACCTCGACGAGGAGATGGTCGCCCACGAATGGCTCATGCGGGTGTTCGAACCCGTCGTGCGGGCGATTCCGCGTGAGCTCCGCGGCAAGCTCGAACCGGCCGAGGTCTTCCACCAGCTGCTCGATCACCGCTGGTTCCTCGCGCAGCAGGTGGGCCACGACATCCCCCTCGCCGAGGCGGTGAGCTCCTACATCAACACCGTGCTGCGCCACCGGCGCGACGAGGCGACCGTGATCGGCCCGCCGACCGGCGCGTTCACGTCGCCGATCGAGACCATCCCGTCGACCGACACCGCGGCGTTCGCCGCACTCGACCCCGACGACGACGGCGACTGGCGCGCGAACGTCTGA
- the rlmB gene encoding 23S rRNA (guanosine(2251)-2'-O)-methyltransferase RlmB, whose product MKGSSGKSRAGAVRKAKNKQVGSGGQGRQALEGKGPTPKAEDRAWHPAGKRKAAQERYTASGGKRVAGQGSGQRPGAPRGASGAARRAKTGDESEIVTGRNSVVEALRARIPATTLYVAARVEMDDRVREAMKVATNRGIPILEVMRPELDRLAGEGGVHQGLALKVPPYEYAHPIELLDEVLARDETPLFVALDGITDPRNLGAILRSTGAFGGQGVIVPQRRSVGVNAAAWKTSAGAAARVPVAMAPNLTQTLKALKERGVFVLGLDGGGDVSLPGLSWADRPIVIVVGSEGKGLSRLVAETCDAIVSIPISASTESLNAGIAASVTLYEISKLRADG is encoded by the coding sequence ATGAAGGGCAGCAGCGGCAAGTCGCGCGCCGGAGCCGTGCGGAAGGCGAAGAACAAGCAGGTCGGCTCGGGCGGCCAGGGCCGTCAGGCCCTCGAGGGCAAGGGTCCGACGCCGAAGGCCGAAGACCGCGCCTGGCACCCCGCCGGCAAGCGGAAGGCGGCGCAGGAGCGCTACACCGCGAGCGGCGGCAAGCGCGTCGCCGGGCAGGGTTCGGGCCAGCGCCCCGGTGCCCCGCGCGGTGCGTCCGGCGCAGCCCGACGGGCGAAGACGGGCGACGAGTCCGAGATCGTGACCGGCCGCAACTCGGTCGTCGAGGCGCTCCGGGCGCGCATCCCCGCCACGACCCTCTACGTCGCCGCACGCGTCGAGATGGACGACCGCGTGCGCGAGGCGATGAAGGTCGCGACCAACCGCGGCATCCCGATCCTCGAGGTCATGCGTCCCGAACTCGACCGGCTCGCCGGCGAGGGCGGCGTGCACCAGGGCCTCGCGCTCAAGGTGCCGCCGTACGAGTACGCGCACCCCATCGAGCTGCTCGACGAGGTGCTCGCCCGCGACGAGACGCCGCTCTTCGTGGCGCTCGACGGCATCACCGACCCGCGCAACCTCGGCGCGATCCTGCGTTCGACCGGCGCGTTCGGCGGCCAGGGCGTCATCGTGCCGCAGCGCCGCTCGGTCGGCGTGAACGCGGCCGCCTGGAAGACCTCGGCCGGCGCAGCGGCACGCGTGCCCGTCGCGATGGCGCCGAACCTCACGCAGACCCTCAAGGCGCTCAAGGAGCGCGGCGTCTTCGTGCTCGGCCTCGACGGCGGCGGCGACGTGTCGCTCCCCGGACTCAGCTGGGCCGACCGACCGATCGTGATCGTCGTCGGCAGCGAGGGCAAGGGCCTCTCCCGCCTCGTCGCCGAGACGTGCGACGCGATCGTGTCGATTCCGATCTCGGCGTCGACCGAGTCGCTCAACGCCGGCATCGCGGCATCCGTCACGCTCTACGAGATCTCGAAGCTCCGCGCCGACGGCTGA